A genomic window from Thermodesulfitimonas autotrophica includes:
- a CDS encoding ribose-phosphate diphosphokinase produces the protein MLSRHKNMRIFSGNANQKLAEEICNYLGVPLGDSAVGRFSDGEIWVRINENVRGTDAFVIQPTCWPVNENLMELLIMIDALRRASARRITAVIPYYGYARQDRKTRGREPITAKLVANLITSAGARRVLTVDLHAGQIQGFFDIPVDHLPAGPMLAQHLMRRGLEDIVVVAPDVGGVVRARELAKRMGAPLAVIDKRRPEPNEAEVMNIIGPIKGKTAVMVDDIIDTAGTITKGAQALCDWGAREVYVLCTHPVFSGTAVERLSTPAIKEILVTNTIPVPPEKMLDKITVVSVAPLLGEAIIRIHEDLSVSKLFD, from the coding sequence ATGCTTTCCCGCCATAAGAATATGCGTATCTTTTCGGGGAACGCCAATCAGAAATTGGCGGAGGAAATCTGCAACTACCTGGGAGTGCCCTTAGGGGATTCGGCGGTGGGGCGCTTTTCTGATGGGGAAATCTGGGTCCGGATTAACGAGAATGTGCGGGGAACAGATGCGTTCGTTATCCAGCCCACCTGCTGGCCGGTTAATGAGAACCTGATGGAGTTACTCATTATGATTGACGCCCTGCGGCGCGCTTCCGCCCGGCGAATAACGGCGGTTATTCCTTATTACGGCTACGCGCGTCAGGACAGGAAGACCAGGGGGCGGGAACCGATTACGGCGAAGCTGGTTGCCAACCTCATCACCTCGGCGGGTGCCCGCCGGGTACTAACGGTGGACCTTCACGCGGGGCAGATCCAGGGCTTTTTCGACATTCCGGTTGACCACCTGCCCGCCGGCCCCATGCTGGCACAGCATCTGATGCGGCGGGGGCTTGAGGATATTGTGGTGGTGGCGCCGGACGTCGGCGGGGTGGTCCGGGCCCGCGAACTCGCCAAAAGGATGGGTGCGCCGCTGGCGGTGATTGACAAGCGGCGCCCTGAGCCTAACGAGGCGGAAGTGATGAACATCATCGGCCCCATTAAGGGTAAAACGGCGGTGATGGTGGACGACATTATCGATACCGCCGGAACGATTACGAAGGGTGCCCAAGCTCTTTGCGACTGGGGCGCCCGCGAGGTTTACGTGCTCTGCACCCACCCGGTTTTTTCCGGGACCGCGGTCGAACGCCTTAGCACGCCGGCCATTAAAGAGATCCTGGTGACCAACACCATTCCCGTTCCGCCAGAAAAGATGCTTGACAAGATAACGGTCGTTTCTGTGGCGCCCCTTCTCGGCGAAGCGATTATCCGGATTCACGAGGACCTTTCCGTATCGAAGCTCTTTGATTGA